Proteins found in one Maridesulfovibrio sp. genomic segment:
- a CDS encoding efflux RND transporter permease subunit, giving the protein MDFVKFSIEKPVSVLVGVIMLVLFGGLALTGLPYQLSPSVTEPEITVETNWSGATPYEIERDIIEEQEKVLKGVTGLTEMESECFDSFGRVALRFKIGTNIDDALLRVSNKLNEVRKYPADADRPVISATGASASPVIWMILRTLPDNKKHINEFATYFENDVRQYLERVNGVADLFVGGGTENEMHVIVAPEKLAAYNLTIDKITKVLQSENANVSAGNLGVGRRDYRIRTTGEFKTPEDIENVVITSSGQQRVTLGDVGKVVPGFKKQTVAMLHNGIPGMAIGIKPEPGSNVLEVTKNVRKVVEDLNAGILADNGIFLDWVYDQAPYINGAIDLVKQNIIIGGVLAVIVLLIFLQSFSATIIVAIAIPISVIGSFIVFGGMGRTLNIVSMSGISFAVGMLVDNAIVVLENIDRHRGMGKSPYRAAYDGASEVWGAVLASTLTTVAVFLPVVFIEEEAGQLFKDIAIAVTCAISLSMFVSILVIPMLANQFYSISKRKKKVKKNILTAMGTKSSDWIMGLLDLAIRNWVSRLTTVAILVAASILLVVSFFPKMEYLPQGNRNLILSILIPPPGLSFEERDSIGQYIAAQTEPHMHKEKDGLPSVEQLFYVSAPDINLFGAISGDEERPAALIPLFNRIMNSIPGMFGVSIQASIFETGLGKGRMVAVDFSGPQLPKLMAAAGTMFGMAKQVMPNAQVRPIPSLEMLYPEVRIVPDRDRLRAAGMSSEELGEALDVLMDGRNIGDFKEDGKKKIDLNLMASEKQVDTPEALYESLVATPQGWAVPVSSLSHLERTYGITQIRHLERQRTVTLQITPPKTMPLEQAMDIIQTQLIPKVKEMGLMDGVNVRMSGAADKLTQTREAMQWNFMLAVVITYLLMAALFGNFIYPFIILLTVPLAGAGGFLGLKLENLFIAPQPLDVLTMLGFVILIGVVVNNAILIVHQSLNNVRNEGVEHREAVLEATRSRLRPIYMSATTSIFGMLPLAIAPGPGSELYRGLGAVVLGGLALSTVFTVFMIPALLMFFIKMEKIGGGEAEA; this is encoded by the coding sequence ATGGATTTTGTAAAATTTTCAATTGAAAAGCCTGTTTCTGTACTGGTTGGTGTCATTATGCTGGTTCTTTTCGGCGGACTGGCACTTACGGGGTTGCCGTATCAGCTGTCACCATCCGTAACAGAACCGGAAATTACAGTTGAAACAAATTGGAGTGGAGCGACTCCCTATGAAATTGAGCGTGACATCATTGAAGAGCAGGAAAAAGTGCTCAAGGGTGTCACCGGACTTACGGAAATGGAGTCCGAATGCTTTGACAGTTTCGGTCGTGTTGCTCTTCGTTTCAAAATAGGTACAAATATTGATGATGCCCTGCTCAGGGTTTCTAATAAATTGAACGAAGTCAGAAAATATCCTGCGGATGCCGATCGTCCTGTAATTTCTGCAACCGGTGCTTCTGCCTCCCCGGTAATCTGGATGATTCTGCGGACTCTTCCTGACAATAAAAAGCATATTAATGAATTCGCCACCTATTTTGAAAATGACGTGCGGCAGTATCTTGAGCGCGTTAACGGTGTTGCGGACCTCTTCGTCGGCGGTGGTACTGAAAATGAGATGCACGTTATCGTCGCCCCGGAAAAGCTGGCGGCTTATAACTTGACAATCGATAAGATCACCAAAGTACTGCAAAGCGAGAATGCAAACGTTTCAGCCGGTAACCTCGGCGTCGGACGTCGTGATTACCGCATTCGTACTACCGGTGAATTCAAAACTCCCGAAGATATCGAGAATGTGGTCATCACATCTTCCGGTCAGCAGAGGGTCACCCTCGGCGACGTCGGTAAAGTTGTGCCCGGCTTCAAAAAGCAGACAGTTGCCATGCTCCATAACGGTATCCCCGGTATGGCTATCGGTATTAAGCCCGAGCCCGGTTCCAACGTGCTGGAAGTAACGAAGAATGTGCGCAAGGTCGTAGAAGATCTTAATGCAGGAATTCTGGCCGACAACGGCATCTTCCTGGACTGGGTTTACGATCAGGCCCCGTACATCAACGGCGCTATTGATCTGGTTAAGCAGAATATTATCATCGGTGGTGTGCTGGCGGTTATTGTGCTGCTGATTTTCCTGCAGTCTTTTTCCGCCACGATTATTGTAGCCATCGCGATTCCTATCTCTGTAATCGGTTCATTTATTGTTTTCGGAGGTATGGGCCGAACCCTGAACATTGTAAGTATGTCCGGGATATCATTTGCGGTCGGGATGCTGGTGGATAACGCCATTGTTGTTCTTGAAAATATCGACCGACACCGCGGTATGGGGAAATCTCCTTATCGGGCGGCCTACGATGGCGCCAGCGAGGTCTGGGGAGCGGTACTTGCCTCAACACTCACAACTGTCGCGGTCTTCCTGCCGGTTGTTTTTATCGAAGAGGAAGCAGGGCAGTTGTTTAAGGATATCGCTATCGCGGTAACCTGCGCTATCTCCCTGTCCATGTTTGTCTCCATCTTGGTAATCCCCATGCTGGCCAATCAGTTTTACTCTATTTCCAAGAGAAAAAAGAAGGTCAAGAAGAATATACTTACTGCGATGGGCACCAAAAGTTCCGACTGGATTATGGGTCTGCTGGATCTTGCAATTCGCAACTGGGTAAGCAGATTAACTACTGTTGCAATACTTGTTGCAGCCTCCATTTTGCTGGTTGTTTCATTTTTCCCGAAGATGGAATATCTGCCGCAGGGTAATAGAAACCTTATTCTCTCAATTCTTATTCCGCCGCCGGGCCTTTCTTTTGAAGAGCGTGATTCTATCGGGCAGTATATCGCTGCTCAAACAGAGCCGCATATGCATAAAGAGAAAGACGGACTGCCGTCAGTAGAACAGCTTTTCTACGTTTCCGCGCCGGACATCAATCTCTTCGGTGCCATCTCCGGAGATGAAGAGCGTCCTGCCGCGCTGATTCCGCTGTTCAACCGGATAATGAATTCTATTCCCGGTATGTTCGGGGTCAGTATTCAGGCGTCCATCTTTGAAACTGGACTAGGTAAAGGGCGCATGGTCGCTGTTGATTTCAGCGGTCCGCAATTACCTAAACTCATGGCTGCTGCCGGTACAATGTTCGGCATGGCCAAACAGGTAATGCCGAACGCTCAGGTCCGGCCAATTCCTTCCCTTGAGATGCTTTATCCTGAAGTCCGCATCGTGCCGGACCGTGACCGCCTGCGTGCCGCCGGTATGTCCAGTGAGGAACTGGGCGAGGCCCTTGATGTACTCATGGATGGTCGTAACATCGGTGATTTCAAGGAAGACGGTAAAAAGAAAATCGATTTGAACCTGATGGCTTCGGAGAAACAGGTTGATACTCCGGAAGCTCTCTATGAATCTCTGGTGGCTACACCACAGGGATGGGCAGTCCCGGTTTCGTCTCTTTCCCATCTGGAAAGAACCTACGGCATTACCCAGATTCGTCATCTTGAGCGGCAGAGGACCGTTACCTTGCAGATCACTCCGCCTAAGACCATGCCTTTGGAGCAGGCTATGGATATTATCCAGACCCAGCTCATCCCCAAAGTCAAAGAGATGGGCCTTATGGACGGAGTTAATGTGCGTATGTCCGGTGCTGCTGATAAGCTGACCCAGACCCGTGAGGCCATGCAGTGGAACTTCATGCTGGCGGTGGTCATCACCTATCTGCTTATGGCGGCTCTGTTCGGTAACTTTATTTATCCGTTCATCATTCTGCTGACCGTGCCTCTCGCAGGTGCAGGCGGGTTCCTCGGACTGAAGCTGGAAAACCTCTTTATCGCTCCGCAGCCGCTGGATGTTTTGACCATGCTCGGCTTTGTTATCCTGATCGGTGTTGTTGTTAACAACGCGATTTTGATCGTTCACCAATCCTTGAATAACGTGCGTAACGAAGGTGTGGAACACCGTGAAGCCGTTTTGGAAGCGACCCGTTCAAGGTTGCGCCCGATCTATATGTCGGCCACAACATCCATTTTCGGTATGCTTCCGCTGGCGATTGCGCCCGGTCCCGGTTCCGAACTTTACCGAGGTCTTGGAGCGGTTGTGCTCGGCGGTCTGGCCTTGTCCACGGTATTTACCGTGTTCATGATTCCGGCCCTGCTTATGTTCTTCATCAAGATGGAGAAAATCGGCGGCGGTGAGGCTGAGGCGTAG
- a CDS encoding efflux RND transporter periplasmic adaptor subunit, giving the protein MQKIIFFLIFIISACPVFAAEQKAPAMPPAHVATSKSFAGQVAPESSYIGTVYFSETSDVASEVSGKIVRVRVEEGDVVKKGDVLIQLSSDLLSTEIRAAKSAYAEAKANYDLAKRNDQRITQLFKSGSVHEGEYDSKRFKAIAMESELASSQAKLRRLQLQMEKKTIRAPFTGIVLKRSVYLGEWLSVGDDVVKLGMNTSYDVVVNVPQDVAQVVKPGLEVGITAGGKEYKGEVFAVIPRGDVASRTFPVKIRIISNNGFQQGMEARVSLPNGLASDTVVVPRDAVITLRGTTMVIGVIDGKAQPFPVKVVGFKGMNAGVRGQGLKAGMDIVTKGNERLRPGQPVIIDNK; this is encoded by the coding sequence ATGCAAAAAATAATATTTTTTTTGATTTTTATAATTTCTGCCTGCCCTGTGTTCGCAGCTGAACAGAAGGCGCCTGCAATGCCTCCGGCACACGTGGCAACATCTAAGTCTTTTGCCGGACAGGTAGCCCCCGAATCTTCTTATATCGGTACAGTCTATTTTTCCGAAACTTCAGATGTTGCATCCGAAGTGAGCGGTAAGATTGTAAGAGTCAGGGTTGAAGAAGGCGATGTTGTCAAAAAGGGCGATGTTCTGATCCAGCTCAGTTCCGACCTTTTGAGTACTGAAATTCGTGCCGCCAAGTCTGCTTATGCTGAGGCTAAGGCCAATTATGATCTTGCCAAACGTAATGATCAGCGCATAACCCAGCTTTTTAAAAGCGGTTCTGTCCATGAGGGCGAATACGACTCCAAGCGGTTCAAAGCTATCGCCATGGAAAGTGAACTCGCTTCTTCGCAGGCTAAATTACGCCGCCTGCAGCTCCAAATGGAAAAGAAGACCATACGAGCCCCTTTTACCGGTATTGTACTCAAGCGTTCAGTTTATCTGGGTGAATGGCTTTCAGTCGGGGACGATGTTGTAAAGCTGGGCATGAATACAAGTTACGATGTGGTTGTTAACGTTCCGCAGGATGTTGCTCAGGTAGTAAAGCCCGGACTTGAAGTCGGGATTACTGCAGGCGGCAAGGAATATAAGGGCGAAGTCTTTGCCGTTATTCCGCGTGGTGACGTAGCCAGTCGAACCTTCCCCGTTAAGATCAGAATCATCAGCAATAACGGTTTCCAGCAGGGTATGGAAGCTCGCGTTTCCCTGCCTAACGGACTTGCGAGCGATACTGTTGTGGTCCCTCGTGACGCAGTCATAACCCTGCGCGGCACTACCATGGTCATCGGTGTTATCGATGGTAAAGCACAGCCTTTCCCGGTAAAGGTCGTCGGCTTTAAAGGTATGAATGCCGGTGTTCGCGGTCAGGGACTTAAGGCCGGAATGGATATCGTTACCAAAGGTAACGAAAGATTAAGACCCGGACAGCCCGTAATCATTGATAATAAATAG
- a CDS encoding glycoside hydrolase family 3 protein has translation MRKIIFVLMFFITTLSGCSLTGKVPGVSELDIMAGQMVMVGFRGIELNADNPVVSDIRDARIGGVVLFSKDCALNSTIRNITGPEQLKKLTSDLQSYAETPLFVAVDQEGGIIKRLTGEMGFPETPSAAELGNSGDLQMAYRAGRTTGSMLKSMGFNMDFAPVVDVNRNAANPVIAALQRSFSDDPRQVARFGGVFIDGLHSEGILSCLKHFPGHGSSRGDSHLGFTDVTDSWSESELYPFSSLISDGKADMVMTAHIFNSRLDRNYPATLSRKVIHGLLRRKMGFKGIIVTDDMQMKAVSGEYGFKEGIYRAVKAGADILLFGNNLIFEPNLGTKAVAALKQLVREGKLTESRIRQSYDRIMHYKKRNIN, from the coding sequence TTGCGAAAAATAATATTTGTATTGATGTTTTTTATCACCACTTTGTCCGGATGTTCACTGACGGGCAAAGTCCCGGGAGTTTCCGAGCTGGATATCATGGCAGGTCAGATGGTCATGGTCGGGTTCAGGGGGATAGAGCTGAATGCTGATAATCCTGTGGTTAGTGATATCCGCGACGCCCGTATCGGCGGGGTGGTTCTCTTCAGTAAAGATTGCGCCCTGAACAGCACTATCCGCAATATTACCGGACCGGAGCAATTGAAAAAACTGACTTCCGACCTGCAAAGCTACGCGGAAACACCCTTGTTCGTGGCTGTTGATCAGGAGGGGGGGATTATTAAGAGGCTTACCGGTGAAATGGGCTTTCCCGAAACGCCGTCTGCGGCCGAACTTGGTAACAGCGGCGATCTCCAGATGGCTTACCGGGCCGGTAGGACAACCGGGAGCATGTTGAAGTCAATGGGTTTCAATATGGATTTTGCCCCGGTGGTGGATGTGAACCGCAACGCGGCAAATCCCGTAATTGCGGCATTGCAGCGAAGTTTTTCCGATGATCCCCGTCAAGTGGCCCGTTTCGGAGGAGTTTTTATAGACGGGCTTCATTCAGAAGGAATCCTTTCCTGCCTGAAGCATTTCCCCGGACACGGCAGCTCCAGAGGAGATTCTCATCTTGGATTTACAGATGTCACCGATTCGTGGTCTGAGAGTGAACTTTATCCGTTCAGCAGTTTAATCAGTGACGGGAAGGCGGATATGGTTATGACCGCGCATATTTTCAATTCCCGTCTGGACCGCAATTACCCGGCAACCCTCTCGCGTAAAGTTATCCATGGGCTGCTGCGTCGTAAAATGGGATTTAAGGGAATTATAGTCACCGATGATATGCAGATGAAAGCTGTCAGTGGTGAATACGGATTCAAAGAAGGAATATACCGTGCTGTCAAAGCCGGAGCTGATATATTACTTTTCGGCAATAATCTTATTTTTGAACCGAATCTGGGTACAAAAGCCGTTGCTGCATTGAAGCAGCTTGTGCGTGAAGGTAAGCTCACTGAGAGCAGAATCAGGCAGTCCTATGATCGAATCATGCACTATAAAAAACGTAATATAAATTAA
- a CDS encoding flagellin, translating to MSLVINHNLMAMNANRNLAESYGNLGVSTRRLSSGLRVGTAADDAAGLAIRELMRSDIKSLNQGIRNANDAISMIQTADGALGVIDEKLIRMKELATQAATGTYNSDQRLIIDSEYQAMASEITRIANATDFNGIHLLNGNMSGEVSAHDGSGLKSNGPVKVHFGTGNDCAEDYYYVSIDTSTASALGVGMGANNSISTQELAQKSLDRLNNAIISKDKIRANLGALQNRLENTITNLSIQAENVQASESRISDVDVATEMTEFTRNQILTQSAVAMLSQANGMPRMAMQLIGG from the coding sequence ATGTCGCTCGTAATTAATCATAACTTGATGGCCATGAATGCCAACCGTAACTTGGCAGAATCGTATGGTAACCTCGGTGTTTCAACCCGTCGTCTGTCTTCAGGGCTTCGTGTTGGAACCGCTGCTGACGATGCTGCCGGTCTGGCAATTCGCGAACTTATGCGTTCAGATATTAAGTCTCTGAACCAGGGTATCCGTAACGCAAACGACGCCATCTCCATGATCCAGACTGCTGATGGAGCACTCGGTGTTATCGATGAAAAGCTCATCCGTATGAAGGAACTTGCCACTCAGGCAGCAACCGGTACCTATAACTCTGACCAGCGCTTGATTATTGACTCTGAATATCAGGCAATGGCTTCGGAAATTACCCGTATCGCCAATGCTACCGACTTCAACGGAATTCACCTGCTTAACGGTAATATGTCCGGTGAGGTAAGCGCTCATGACGGTTCCGGTCTTAAGTCCAACGGTCCTGTAAAGGTCCACTTCGGTACCGGTAACGATTGTGCAGAGGACTACTACTACGTCTCAATCGATACCTCCACAGCTTCAGCTCTCGGTGTCGGTATGGGAGCGAATAACTCCATCTCTACACAGGAGTTGGCGCAGAAGTCTTTGGATAGGCTGAATAATGCTATTATCTCCAAGGATAAGATCCGCGCAAATCTCGGTGCTCTCCAGAATAGACTGGAAAACACCATTACCAACCTCTCTATTCAGGCTGAAAACGTTCAGGCTTCGGAATCCAGAATTTCCGATGTGGACGTAGCGACTGAAATGACTGAGTTCACTAGGAACCAGATCCTTACCCAGTCCGCAGTAGCCATGCTTTCCCAGGCAAACGGTATGCCCAGGATGGCCATGCAGCTCATCGGTGGCTAA
- a CDS encoding PAS domain S-box protein: MLFFWYVSDEVDSKASIWSKYLIDRIDFLETIVTSRATFDHGMSILRVTPEGEVVNSRPFPLEIKSIADSSFFREVKDFKPGQSIIMCQPDKGHDQTFLIQRLDHSFAIAKVPPGSLLPVSPQDTELLIRDRNGNIVYESEHNHILNYFSIGRLHFSDFFIFSSAQIDVNKFGGFSLTVGKNISTEFYAGLLLILFTTSCMGILIKRSAFLTWDLGKNEQDFIRINDLLKKVSASPDDNLTDFSAIEDTAKRLREVDWDAEAGKMYFTENRDYINATAFFSGRILKLLDEITSHSLQLSRSRQEYHDLVHSARSIILRLDRKGTCTFFNEYAQLFFGFSKEEMVGKSVIGTIIPKTGKGESDLEQLISDLTSKPGNFPVNTNQNVCKDGKYVWVYWTNSPIFNENGELTEILCVGTDITKRKIMETQLQNTRNYIRNIIDSMPSVIIGLDSDYRVTHFNTAAQRMAVINSSKIEGMEVELAFPSLGKFAYNITKAIETGVPEKSIRTQGQTAPNSYQDIIIYPLTDGMKGAVIRIDDVTERVRIDEMIIQTEKMISIGGLAAGMAHEINNPLGGILQGIQNIVRRISPELPANLKAAEKAGCSIDSIINYMEDRKIIKTLNGITDSGVRAANIVSGMLEFSRKSDSQKAPGDLRKIMDKACTLAAQDYNPQKGYDFKKISITTDYDKNLKMVPCTSTEIEQVLLNLLRNSAQAMNDWEAMEEDPEISIIIRNDQKMVTCIVSDNGPGMDEAVRKRVFEPFFTTKEPGIGTGLGLSVSYFIITQNHKGKFQVDSSTGRGTTFIIQLPAL, encoded by the coding sequence GTGCTCTTTTTTTGGTATGTTTCAGATGAAGTAGACAGCAAGGCCTCCATCTGGTCAAAATATCTGATAGATCGCATAGATTTTCTGGAAACAATAGTCACATCAAGAGCCACCTTCGACCATGGCATGTCCATTCTCAGAGTCACTCCTGAGGGGGAAGTGGTTAATAGCAGACCATTCCCGCTTGAAATAAAATCTATAGCTGATTCATCATTTTTCCGTGAAGTAAAAGATTTCAAGCCCGGACAATCAATAATCATGTGCCAGCCGGACAAAGGCCATGACCAGACATTCCTCATCCAAAGGCTGGACCACAGTTTCGCCATAGCAAAAGTCCCTCCCGGAAGTCTTTTACCGGTTTCGCCACAGGACACGGAACTGCTGATAAGGGACAGAAATGGTAACATTGTTTATGAATCCGAACACAACCATATCCTAAATTATTTTAGCATTGGAAGACTGCATTTTTCCGATTTCTTCATTTTTTCTTCAGCTCAGATTGATGTAAATAAATTCGGCGGTTTTTCGCTGACCGTGGGCAAAAATATTTCAACGGAATTTTATGCTGGTCTGCTGCTTATCCTCTTTACCACTAGCTGTATGGGCATACTGATTAAAAGATCAGCTTTCCTGACCTGGGATTTGGGCAAAAACGAACAGGACTTTATCAGAATCAATGATCTGTTAAAAAAAGTTTCCGCGTCACCGGATGATAATCTTACCGATTTTTCCGCTATTGAAGACACTGCCAAAAGACTCCGTGAAGTGGATTGGGATGCGGAAGCCGGAAAAATGTATTTCACTGAAAACAGAGACTACATCAATGCCACAGCCTTTTTTTCAGGAAGAATACTCAAGTTACTTGATGAAATCACATCTCATTCCCTGCAACTGAGCAGATCAAGGCAGGAGTATCATGACTTGGTGCATTCCGCCCGGAGTATAATTCTGAGGCTTGACCGCAAGGGAACCTGCACCTTCTTTAATGAATATGCACAGCTCTTCTTTGGTTTTTCTAAAGAGGAAATGGTCGGCAAAAGTGTTATCGGAACCATCATTCCCAAAACGGGTAAGGGGGAATCAGATCTGGAGCAACTGATCAGCGACCTTACCAGCAAACCCGGCAATTTTCCTGTCAACACCAATCAGAATGTATGCAAGGACGGCAAATACGTATGGGTATACTGGACCAACAGCCCTATATTTAATGAAAATGGCGAGCTGACTGAAATTCTCTGCGTCGGCACGGACATTACCAAACGTAAAATAATGGAGACCCAGCTCCAGAATACAAGAAATTATATCCGCAACATTATTGATTCCATGCCCTCGGTAATAATAGGACTGGATAGTGATTACCGGGTTACTCATTTCAACACTGCAGCTCAACGGATGGCGGTAATTAACAGCAGTAAAATCGAAGGGATGGAAGTAGAACTTGCATTCCCTTCGCTGGGGAAATTCGCATACAACATCACAAAAGCCATTGAAACCGGAGTTCCGGAGAAAAGCATACGCACACAGGGCCAAACGGCCCCGAACAGCTATCAGGACATTATAATCTACCCTCTGACCGACGGCATGAAGGGCGCGGTGATACGTATTGATGATGTCACAGAACGGGTCCGCATTGACGAAATGATAATCCAGACTGAAAAGATGATATCCATCGGCGGTCTGGCCGCAGGCATGGCACACGAGATAAATAACCCGTTAGGCGGCATTCTGCAGGGGATACAGAATATCGTCCGCAGGATTTCTCCCGAACTACCGGCCAATCTCAAGGCTGCTGAGAAAGCAGGCTGCTCAATTGATTCCATCATAAATTATATGGAAGATCGCAAAATAATCAAAACCCTGAACGGCATCACGGATTCAGGAGTACGGGCCGCAAACATAGTCTCCGGCATGCTGGAATTCAGTCGTAAAAGTGATTCCCAGAAGGCTCCCGGAGATTTACGGAAAATTATGGATAAGGCTTGCACCCTTGCAGCTCAGGATTACAATCCTCAAAAAGGGTACGATTTCAAAAAAATATCCATAACGACTGATTACGATAAGAATCTTAAAATGGTCCCCTGTACTTCCACTGAAATAGAACAGGTTTTACTAAATTTGCTCCGTAACTCAGCACAAGCCATGAATGATTGGGAAGCGATGGAGGAAGACCCTGAAATATCAATCATAATCCGTAATGACCAAAAAATGGTAACATGCATAGTTTCCGACAATGGTCCGGGTATGGACGAGGCGGTCCGCAAAAGAGTCTTTGAACCTTTTTTCACTACTAAGGAACCGGGCATAGGAACAGGTCTGGGACTTTCCGTATCTTATTTCATTATCACGCAGAACCATAAAGGCAAATTTCAGGTGGATTCGTCCACCGGCAGGGGAACTACTTTTATCATTCAGCTCCCGGCTTTGTAG
- the icd gene encoding NADP-dependent isocitrate dehydrogenase, with amino-acid sequence MSTKTVYFIEGDGIGPEVWGAARPVIDAALEKAYSGDKKIEWVELLAGEKAYKATGEYLPQETLDTLAKAELAIKGPLQTPVGKGIRSLNVTLRQVFDLYACIRPIRYFEGIESPVKSPEKVDIVVFRENTEDVYAGIEWSSDSPEAKKVIDFLVNTMGAKIDPTAGIGIKPITPAGSKRLVRRAIDYAIDQNRESVTLVHKGNIMKFTEGGFRQWGYDLAEEDYAGKVVKEGEDAAGKVVINDRIADAMFQELLMRPEQYSVVATTNLNGDYLSDALAAQVGGLGLAPGVNMGDKLAIYEATHGTAPTIAGKDLANPGSILLSGAMLLENNGMGEAADLIKNAVEKALAAKRVTVDLASQISGAEQVGCKEFGEIILANL; translated from the coding sequence TTGTCTACAAAAACAGTATATTTTATCGAAGGCGACGGAATTGGTCCAGAAGTTTGGGGTGCAGCCCGTCCCGTTATCGATGCCGCGCTTGAAAAAGCATACAGCGGTGATAAAAAAATCGAGTGGGTTGAACTTCTTGCCGGGGAAAAAGCTTATAAAGCTACCGGTGAATATCTGCCGCAGGAAACCCTCGACACCCTTGCCAAGGCTGAACTGGCTATCAAGGGCCCTCTGCAGACTCCCGTAGGTAAGGGCATCCGTTCCCTCAACGTTACTCTGAGACAGGTCTTTGATCTCTACGCCTGTATCCGTCCTATTCGTTATTTCGAAGGTATTGAATCCCCGGTAAAGAGCCCCGAAAAGGTGGACATTGTTGTTTTTCGCGAAAACACCGAGGACGTTTATGCCGGAATCGAATGGAGCTCCGATTCTCCCGAAGCCAAAAAAGTAATCGACTTTTTGGTTAATACTATGGGTGCCAAAATCGATCCTACTGCCGGCATCGGCATCAAACCCATCACACCTGCAGGTTCCAAACGTCTTGTTCGCCGCGCAATTGATTACGCCATTGACCAGAACCGCGAATCCGTAACTCTGGTTCATAAAGGCAATATCATGAAATTTACCGAAGGCGGTTTCCGCCAGTGGGGCTATGATCTTGCAGAAGAAGATTATGCCGGAAAAGTTGTCAAAGAAGGCGAAGACGCAGCAGGCAAAGTTGTAATCAACGACCGCATTGCCGACGCTATGTTTCAGGAACTTCTGATGCGTCCTGAGCAGTACAGCGTTGTCGCTACCACCAACCTTAACGGAGACTATCTTTCCGATGCTCTGGCCGCACAGGTTGGCGGACTCGGTCTCGCTCCGGGCGTAAACATGGGTGATAAACTTGCTATCTATGAAGCAACTCATGGTACCGCACCTACCATCGCCGGTAAAGATCTCGCAAACCCCGGAAGCATTCTTCTTTCCGGTGCTATGCTGCTGGAAAATAACGGCATGGGCGAAGCAGCAGATCTGATCAAGAATGCTGTTGAGAAAGCACTCGCCGCCAAAAGAGTTACTGTTGATCTCGCAAGTCAGATCAGCGGTGCCGAGCAGGTCGGTTGTAAGGAATTCGGTGAGATTATTCTCGCAAATCTGTAG
- a CDS encoding pyridoxal phosphate-dependent aminotransferase — MECISKRACEITPFLVMDVLEKAQELERQGRSIIHMEIGEPDFDTPECVKKACIKAMEAGETHYTHSLGIPELRETVSKYYKTTYGVDVDPGRVIITQGTSPAMLLLFTFILDKGDNIILSDPCYACYSNFISFSGAEANTVRTFEEDGFQYRPEAIEQAIDKNTKAILINSPSNPTGTLLSPERMEKIAQMGPWIISDEIYHGLVYGEKEHTILEYTDHAFVLNGFSKLFAMTGWRLGYIIAPEKYIRPMQKLCQNFFISANTMAQYAGIAALTESWDEVNRIKGIYDDRRKFLLKRLREIGFDIKVEPTGAFYVLVNMKHLAKKFDGSSLKLAFDILEKAGIGVTPGIDFGEGAEGFIRFSYANSMENIAEGMDRLEKYVRENS, encoded by the coding sequence ATGGAATGTATTTCAAAAAGGGCCTGTGAAATTACCCCTTTTCTGGTCATGGACGTTCTGGAAAAAGCGCAGGAACTGGAACGCCAGGGCCGCAGCATCATTCATATGGAAATCGGCGAACCGGACTTCGATACGCCTGAATGCGTGAAAAAAGCATGTATCAAAGCCATGGAAGCAGGCGAAACCCACTATACGCACAGTCTCGGAATCCCCGAACTTCGTGAGACTGTCAGTAAATATTACAAGACAACGTACGGAGTAGACGTCGATCCCGGCCGCGTTATCATCACGCAGGGGACTTCACCGGCGATGTTGCTGCTCTTCACTTTCATATTAGATAAGGGCGACAATATCATCCTGTCCGACCCCTGCTATGCCTGCTACAGCAATTTCATCTCCTTTTCCGGGGCCGAAGCCAATACTGTCCGCACCTTTGAAGAAGACGGCTTTCAATACCGTCCGGAAGCAATAGAACAGGCGATCGACAAAAACACCAAAGCCATTTTGATCAACTCCCCTTCCAATCCCACAGGAACTCTGCTCTCGCCGGAAAGGATGGAAAAAATCGCCCAAATGGGTCCATGGATCATTTCCGATGAAATTTATCATGGCCTTGTCTACGGAGAAAAAGAGCACACCATACTTGAGTACACGGATCACGCCTTTGTGCTCAACGGATTCTCAAAGCTTTTTGCCATGACCGGGTGGAGGCTGGGTTATATAATCGCACCGGAAAAGTATATCCGCCCCATGCAGAAGCTCTGCCAGAACTTCTTTATCTCCGCCAACACCATGGCGCAGTATGCCGGTATAGCGGCGCTGACCGAATCGTGGGACGAAGTAAATCGTATCAAGGGCATCTATGATGATCGCCGTAAGTTCCTGCTCAAACGGCTGCGCGAAATCGGCTTTGATATTAAAGTTGAACCCACCGGAGCATTCTATGTACTGGTCAATATGAAGCACCTCGCAAAAAAATTCGACGGAAGCTCTCTAAAACTGGCCTTTGATATCCTCGAAAAGGCTGGAATCGGAGTTACTCCGGGCATTGATTTCGGCGAAGGGGCTGAAGGTTTCATCCGCTTTTCCTACGCTAATTCAATGGAAAATATTGCGGAAGGAATGGATCGACTAGAGAAGTATGTACGGGAGAATTCCTAA